The uncultured Desulfobulbus sp. genome window below encodes:
- the secE gene encoding preprotein translocase subunit SecE, producing MSTKKSNRSGKQGGENKKELGDRKRSVSFSPSGIKLFLSEVQSEFRKIVWPGVKPTAGLTSFVILLVIVISLYLGSVDLLLGKLVSIVLN from the coding sequence ATGTCGACTAAAAAATCTAATAGATCAGGCAAACAGGGCGGCGAGAATAAAAAAGAGCTTGGTGACCGGAAGAGAAGCGTATCGTTTTCTCCTTCGGGTATCAAGCTTTTCTTATCCGAGGTCCAGTCAGAGTTTCGTAAAATTGTTTGGCCTGGAGTAAAACCAACCGCGGGATTGACAAGCTTCGTCATTTTGCTGGTCATCGTGATTTCATTGTATCTCGGCTCGGTCGATCTGCTTCTTGGGAAACTTGTATCAATCGTGCTGAACTGA
- the rplL gene encoding 50S ribosomal protein L7/L12, translated as MAATKEDVIDFIANMTVLELSELIKELEEKFGVSAAAPVAVAAVGGGDAGAAAAEEKTEFDVILTAAGSEKIKVIKEVRAITALGLKEAKELVEGAPSPLKEGVSKDEAEAIKGQIEGVGGSVEIK; from the coding sequence ATGGCTGCAACTAAAGAAGACGTAATCGATTTCATTGCTAATATGACCGTTCTTGAGCTCTCTGAATTGATCAAAGAGCTGGAAGAGAAATTCGGCGTTTCTGCCGCTGCTCCGGTAGCTGTTGCCGCAGTAGGCGGTGGCGATGCTGGTGCCGCTGCTGCTGAGGAGAAAACTGAGTTCGACGTTATCCTCACCGCAGCTGGTAGCGAGAAAATCAAAGTAATTAAAGAAGTACGTGCAATCACCGCTCTTGGCCTGAAAGAGGCGAAAGAGTTGGTTGAGGGTGCTCCCTCTCCTCTGAAAGAGGGTGTCTCTAAAGACGAAGCAGAAGCTATCAAAGGCCAGATTGAAGGCGTTGGTGGCTCCGTAGAGATCAAGTAA
- the rplJ gene encoding 50S ribosomal protein L10 yields the protein MNRDQKTDIVSALNETFSKAKFAAVADYRGLKVSELEKLRKDLRQSDAQIQVAKNTLLRLAVKDTPYEGLADSFTGTTAIAIGFTEPVGPAKALTTFAKDFDKFTIRSASLEGSALTVSDIEALSKLPSKEELLAKLLGTMNAVPGNFVRVLAAVPQKMMYALSAIKDQKDN from the coding sequence TTGAATCGCGATCAAAAAACTGACATCGTCAGTGCACTCAACGAAACCTTTTCCAAAGCCAAGTTTGCGGCAGTCGCTGACTATCGTGGACTGAAAGTGTCGGAACTGGAGAAACTGCGCAAGGATCTGCGCCAGAGTGACGCGCAGATTCAGGTGGCTAAGAACACCCTGCTTCGTTTGGCTGTCAAAGACACCCCATACGAAGGCTTGGCTGACTCGTTCACCGGAACCACGGCTATCGCCATAGGTTTCACCGAGCCCGTTGGTCCAGCAAAGGCTCTCACCACCTTTGCAAAAGACTTTGATAAATTCACCATCCGTAGTGCTTCTCTCGAGGGAAGTGCCTTGACGGTCAGTGATATCGAAGCGCTTTCCAAACTGCCGAGCAAGGAAGAGCTCTTGGCAAAACTGTTGGGTACAATGAATGCTGTACCTGGCAACTTTGTCCGCGTTCTTGCTGCAGTGCCGCAGAAGATGATGTACGCATTGTCTGCTATCAAAGATCAGAAAGATAACTAA
- the rplA gene encoding 50S ribosomal protein L1, with protein sequence MPRRGKNYKNAIAAIDKTKVYELAEAIDCVLKSKFAKFDESVDIAVRLGVDPRHADQMVRSSVILPNGTGKTARVLVFAKGDKEKEALEAGADFAGSDEIVAKIKDGWLDFDKTIATPDMMGEVGKIGRILGPRNLMPNAKLGTVTFDIARVVGEIKKGKVDFRVDKAGVVHAAIGKHSFGAEKLTENIVAFIDKLIQLKPSTSKGIYLRAVSLSTTMGPGVKVDPLQVRSLIKSA encoded by the coding sequence ATGCCCAGACGTGGAAAAAATTACAAAAATGCCATTGCTGCGATCGACAAGACTAAGGTCTACGAACTTGCAGAAGCAATTGACTGTGTCCTGAAATCTAAATTTGCTAAATTTGACGAATCAGTGGACATTGCCGTTAGGCTCGGTGTTGATCCCCGTCATGCAGACCAGATGGTCCGCTCCAGCGTTATCCTCCCCAACGGTACCGGTAAAACCGCCCGTGTTCTCGTTTTCGCTAAAGGCGATAAAGAGAAGGAAGCGCTTGAGGCCGGTGCAGACTTCGCTGGTTCTGATGAAATCGTTGCCAAGATCAAAGATGGTTGGCTTGATTTCGATAAAACAATCGCCACTCCGGATATGATGGGCGAGGTCGGTAAGATCGGTCGAATTCTTGGACCTCGTAACCTTATGCCAAACGCTAAATTGGGTACGGTTACCTTTGACATCGCCCGCGTTGTAGGGGAGATCAAAAAAGGTAAGGTCGACTTCCGGGTTGATAAAGCAGGCGTTGTTCACGCTGCCATTGGAAAGCATTCTTTTGGCGCTGAAAAACTCACTGAGAATATCGTCGCTTTTATCGATAAATTGATTCAGTTGAAACCTTCAACTAGTAAAGGTATCTACCTACGCGCGGTCTCCCTGTCTACAACCATGGGACCTGGTGTGAAAGTTGATCCGTTGCAGGTTCGCTCACTGATCAAATCTGCCTGA
- the tuf gene encoding elongation factor Tu, with amino-acid sequence MAKEKFERTKPHVNVGTIGHIDHGKTTLTAAITRVLSTKGQASFTDFSEIDKAPEEKERGITIATAHVEYETPSRHYAHVDCPGHADYIKNMITGAAQMDGAILVVAATDGPMPQTREHILLARQVGVPAMVVFLNKCDMVDDEELIELVEMELRELLDKYDFPGDDIPIVQGSALLALENPEDADKAKCIWDLMDQVDSYIPEPERAIDKPFLMPVEDVFSISGRGTVATGRVERGVIHVGDEIEIVGVKDTAKTTCTGVEMFRKLLDEGQAGDNIGALLRGVKREEIVRGQVLAKPGSITPHKKFKAEAYILNKEEGGRHTPFFNGYRPQFYFRTTDVTGVCTLEDGVEMVMPGDNVHITGELITPIAMEVGLRFAIREGGRTVGAGVVSEIIE; translated from the coding sequence ATGGCGAAGGAAAAATTTGAGCGGACGAAGCCGCATGTCAATGTAGGTACAATCGGTCATATTGACCACGGTAAAACCACTCTGACTGCTGCTATTACACGCGTTCTGTCCACTAAGGGTCAGGCTTCTTTTACCGACTTTAGTGAAATTGATAAAGCACCTGAAGAGAAAGAGCGTGGTATTACCATCGCTACTGCTCATGTAGAGTATGAGACTCCTAGCCGTCATTACGCACATGTTGACTGTCCAGGCCATGCTGACTATATCAAAAACATGATCACAGGTGCGGCGCAGATGGACGGCGCGATTTTGGTTGTAGCCGCCACTGATGGCCCCATGCCTCAGACCCGTGAGCATATATTGCTTGCGCGTCAGGTTGGTGTTCCGGCCATGGTCGTATTTTTGAACAAGTGCGATATGGTAGACGACGAAGAGCTCATTGAGCTAGTTGAGATGGAGCTCCGGGAGCTGCTGGACAAGTATGATTTCCCGGGCGACGATATTCCGATCGTTCAGGGTTCTGCTCTGTTGGCGTTGGAAAATCCGGAAGATGCTGACAAAGCAAAATGCATCTGGGATCTCATGGATCAGGTTGATAGCTATATCCCTGAGCCAGAGCGTGCTATCGATAAACCTTTCTTGATGCCCGTCGAGGATGTCTTCTCTATCTCTGGTCGTGGTACAGTGGCTACCGGTCGTGTTGAGCGTGGTGTTATCCACGTGGGCGATGAGATTGAGATTGTAGGTGTTAAAGACACCGCTAAAACAACTTGTACCGGCGTTGAGATGTTTCGTAAACTGCTTGATGAAGGTCAGGCTGGTGACAACATCGGGGCACTTCTTCGCGGTGTAAAACGTGAAGAGATTGTTCGTGGTCAGGTTTTGGCTAAGCCAGGTTCCATTACCCCCCATAAAAAATTTAAAGCCGAAGCCTACATCCTCAATAAAGAGGAGGGCGGACGTCATACTCCGTTCTTTAATGGCTATCGCCCTCAGTTTTACTTCCGTACAACTGACGTAACAGGTGTATGTACCCTTGAGGATGGTGTGGAGATGGTAATGCCAGGTGATAACGTGCATATAACTGGTGAGTTGATCACCCCCATCGCCATGGAAGTTGGTCTCCGTTTCGCTATTCGCGAGGGTGGCCGCACCGTAGGTGCTGGAGTTGTCTCCGAGATCATCGAATAA
- the nusG gene encoding transcription termination/antitermination protein NusG, which produces MAKSWYIVHTHTGFENKVKATLEERIKMAGQEELFGEILVPTEQVVEMVKGARKTSERKFFPGYILVNMDMNQHTWHTVQETPRVTGFVGVNVSQASSDTEIYKKIPSLTDKEADKILGRIADGANKPKPKVVFAEGDPVRVIDGPFANFQGVIEEVFPDKGRVRVMVSIFGRSTPVELEYIQVSKN; this is translated from the coding sequence ATGGCTAAAAGCTGGTACATCGTACACACACATACGGGCTTCGAGAATAAAGTCAAAGCAACGCTGGAAGAACGGATCAAGATGGCTGGGCAGGAAGAGCTGTTTGGCGAGATCCTCGTTCCGACTGAACAGGTTGTCGAGATGGTCAAAGGAGCACGTAAAACTTCTGAACGGAAGTTTTTTCCGGGGTATATCCTGGTCAATATGGACATGAACCAGCATACCTGGCATACCGTCCAGGAGACCCCACGAGTCACAGGATTTGTAGGGGTTAATGTCAGCCAGGCGAGCTCTGACACAGAAATTTATAAAAAGATTCCTTCCTTGACCGATAAGGAAGCGGACAAAATTTTAGGACGGATTGCCGACGGTGCCAATAAGCCTAAGCCTAAGGTGGTATTTGCCGAAGGCGACCCTGTCCGAGTTATAGATGGCCCTTTTGCAAATTTTCAGGGCGTCATCGAAGAGGTTTTTCCGGACAAAGGTCGTGTACGCGTCATGGTTTCCATCTTTGGTCGCTCGACTCCGGTTGAACTTGAGTACATTCAGGTAAGTAAAAACTAA
- the rplK gene encoding 50S ribosomal protein L11 yields the protein MAKKIQAYIKLQIQAGKANPSPPVGPALGQHGVNIMDFCKAFNAQTQQAGDTIIPVVITVYSDRSFSFITKTPPASVLLKKAAGLKSGSSNPKKERVAELSLDKIREIAEIKMPDLNAYDINQAIKIVSGTARSCGITVVK from the coding sequence ATGGCAAAAAAAATTCAAGCGTACATCAAACTGCAGATCCAGGCAGGGAAGGCTAACCCTTCTCCTCCTGTTGGCCCGGCACTCGGCCAGCACGGTGTAAACATTATGGATTTCTGCAAAGCATTCAATGCGCAGACACAGCAGGCAGGTGATACTATCATCCCGGTTGTTATAACTGTTTACTCTGATCGTTCTTTTTCCTTTATCACCAAAACTCCTCCGGCTTCAGTTCTGTTGAAAAAAGCAGCTGGCCTCAAGAGTGGGTCAAGTAACCCGAAAAAAGAGCGTGTGGCAGAACTTTCTCTCGATAAAATCAGAGAGATTGCCGAAATCAAAATGCCGGATCTCAATGCATATGACATCAATCAGGCTATTAAAATTGTTTCCGGTACTGCACGTAGCTGCGGAATCACCGTCGTAAAATAA
- the rpoB gene encoding DNA-directed RNA polymerase subunit beta has protein sequence MRRVRKSFAKTSQILEPPHLIAMQRHSYEHFLQRDIAPEERKDHGLQSIFQSIFPITDFNGLCSLEFVRYSFGEPKYTVAECIERGMTYEAPLKITVRLITFDVDEETGVQTVRDIKEQEVFLGALPLMTSDGVFVVNGTERVIVNQLQRSPGLFYTHDHGKSHASGKRLYSARIIPVRGSWLDFEFDIKDVLYVRIDRRRKLPVSVLLKALGYNDEQLLNEFYYTDEIKFDGEKYTIAFNPITFAGQRLNSDIINPEDGSVLAKKGRKVTKTLSKKIGTLGISSFPIEAEELEGRFFAQDIVDPQSEELLVKCNDTITPTILESLAAAGVNTFSLLYIDGVHYSESFRKTLLLDKIKDTDEALIEIYRRLRPSSPPTLEVAQSFFDNLFFNASTYDLSEVGRYKINTKLSVDTPIEVRTLTQEDIVKSVKHLVRIKDELKDGDDIDHLGNRRVRTVGELCENQFRMGLVRMERAIKERMTLQEIETLMPHDLVNPKPVTSAIKEFFGTSQLSQFMDQTNPLSEVTHKRRLSALGPGGLSRERAGFEVRDVHPTHYGRICPVETPEGPNIGLIVSLATYAKVNPYGFIETPYRYVNGRVIAEDYKYLSALQEEEHTIAPAKINCEGNRIADDYLIARQESEVAMVPAEDITMMDVAPNQMVSVAASLIPFLENDDANRALMGSNMQRQAVPLLKTLSPLVGTGVEKYVARDSGACLLAGGEGIVEEADANRIVVRYDEPGVDGFDTGIGVYHLQKYKKSNQNTCFNQKALVLPGTRVTKGDVLADGPSTEMGELALGKNVTIAFMPWRGYNFEDSILVNERLLKEDTFTSIHIEIFETMARDTKLGKEEITRDIPNVGEDGLRNLDDSGIVRIGAEVRAGDMLVGKVTPKGESMLSPEEKLLRAIFGEKAGDVKDSSLRVPPGVEGVVIDAKVFSRKGVDKDERTLMIEEMEIDRLNRDMEDELHSLRNGVRNALGVLLDGRVAKGDIVDKQGNVLLKLGKQLSPEVISQVSFAELHDLDFSEKAKYEEEIDAIFKRYNTQASIVRGRYQGIVERMEKGDDLPPGVVKMVKIYVATKRKLSVGDKMAGRHGNKGVVSRLLPEEDMPFFADGTTVDIVLNPLGVPSRMNVGQVLECHLGFAAKRLGEQLGKLAKKMELDFIHERLKTIYSEKEYTQLTEGVSDDELIDMMRKVGRGIHVATPVFDGASEAEIRSTLVEAGVDEVGQSTLFDGLTGEQFHNQVTVGVMYMLKLHHLVDNKIHARSTGPYSLVTQQPLGGKAQFGGQRLGEMEVWAMEAYGAAYTLKEFLTVKSDDVEGRTTMYEKIVKGNNFLETGLPESFHVLVKELKGLCLDIELQE, from the coding sequence ATGAGAAGAGTACGTAAGAGTTTTGCTAAGACTAGCCAGATTTTGGAACCGCCCCATCTTATTGCGATGCAGCGGCATTCTTACGAGCACTTTTTGCAACGAGATATTGCGCCTGAGGAACGCAAGGATCACGGTTTGCAATCTATTTTCCAAAGTATTTTTCCGATCACTGATTTTAACGGCCTCTGCTCTCTGGAATTTGTTCGCTACAGCTTTGGGGAGCCCAAATATACAGTAGCTGAATGTATTGAGCGGGGCATGACCTATGAAGCTCCTTTAAAAATCACTGTACGCCTGATTACCTTTGATGTCGACGAGGAAACAGGAGTACAAACCGTCCGTGACATCAAAGAGCAGGAAGTATTCCTGGGCGCGCTGCCGCTTATGACCAGTGATGGCGTTTTCGTCGTTAACGGTACTGAGCGTGTAATTGTTAATCAGCTGCAACGCTCTCCAGGTCTTTTCTATACCCATGACCATGGTAAATCCCATGCTTCAGGAAAACGGCTCTACTCTGCCCGTATTATACCTGTACGTGGATCCTGGCTGGATTTTGAATTTGATATTAAAGACGTTCTCTACGTACGCATTGACCGTCGGCGTAAACTTCCTGTCAGTGTGCTTTTAAAGGCACTGGGGTATAACGACGAGCAGTTGCTCAATGAGTTCTACTACACCGATGAAATCAAATTCGACGGTGAAAAATATACTATCGCCTTTAACCCGATCACCTTTGCCGGTCAGCGCCTCAACAGTGATATTATCAATCCTGAAGATGGTTCGGTCCTTGCCAAGAAAGGTCGCAAGGTCACCAAAACCCTCTCCAAGAAAATTGGTACCCTTGGCATCTCCTCTTTCCCCATTGAGGCAGAAGAGCTTGAGGGGCGCTTTTTCGCTCAGGATATCGTTGATCCGCAGAGCGAAGAGTTGCTTGTTAAATGCAATGACACCATCACCCCGACCATCCTTGAGTCTCTGGCCGCTGCCGGGGTAAACACATTTTCTCTACTTTATATCGATGGTGTTCACTACAGTGAATCTTTTAGAAAAACTCTGTTGCTTGACAAAATCAAAGATACCGATGAGGCGTTGATTGAAATCTATCGTCGTCTTCGTCCGTCAAGCCCCCCAACCCTCGAGGTCGCGCAATCCTTTTTTGACAACCTCTTTTTTAATGCCTCGACCTATGATCTTTCCGAGGTTGGCCGCTATAAAATTAACACCAAGCTCAGTGTCGATACACCCATCGAGGTGCGCACTCTGACCCAGGAAGACATCGTCAAGAGTGTCAAACACCTGGTTCGTATCAAGGATGAGCTCAAAGATGGCGATGATATCGATCACCTGGGCAACCGTCGTGTTCGTACGGTTGGTGAGCTCTGTGAGAACCAATTCCGAATGGGACTTGTCCGGATGGAGCGTGCGATCAAGGAACGCATGACTCTGCAGGAGATCGAAACCCTTATGCCGCATGATTTGGTCAACCCCAAGCCGGTGACTTCTGCGATCAAGGAATTTTTCGGAACTTCTCAGCTCTCCCAGTTCATGGATCAGACCAATCCCCTTTCCGAGGTTACCCATAAACGGCGTCTTTCCGCTTTGGGACCTGGTGGTCTTTCCCGCGAACGTGCGGGCTTTGAGGTTCGTGACGTACATCCGACGCACTATGGGCGAATCTGTCCGGTTGAAACACCTGAGGGACCGAACATCGGTCTCATTGTCTCCCTTGCAACCTATGCAAAGGTTAACCCTTACGGTTTTATCGAAACCCCCTACCGTTATGTGAATGGGCGGGTCATTGCAGAGGATTATAAATATCTCTCTGCTCTGCAGGAAGAAGAGCATACCATTGCTCCGGCGAAGATTAATTGCGAGGGCAATCGTATCGCTGATGACTACCTCATTGCTCGTCAGGAGAGTGAGGTTGCCATGGTTCCTGCTGAAGATATTACCATGATGGATGTGGCCCCGAATCAGATGGTTTCTGTGGCCGCTTCTCTGATCCCTTTTCTTGAGAACGATGACGCTAACCGCGCACTCATGGGATCGAACATGCAACGTCAGGCTGTCCCGCTGCTCAAGACCCTCTCTCCGCTTGTTGGAACTGGTGTTGAGAAATACGTGGCCCGTGATTCAGGTGCCTGTTTATTAGCTGGTGGCGAAGGAATCGTCGAAGAGGCGGATGCTAACCGGATCGTTGTCCGTTATGACGAGCCTGGAGTAGATGGCTTTGACACTGGTATTGGTGTCTATCACCTGCAAAAGTATAAAAAATCTAATCAGAACACCTGCTTTAACCAGAAAGCACTGGTTCTGCCCGGAACCCGGGTAACCAAAGGGGATGTGCTGGCTGACGGTCCTTCAACCGAAATGGGCGAGCTTGCACTTGGTAAGAACGTAACCATCGCTTTCATGCCTTGGCGCGGATATAACTTTGAGGACTCCATCCTCGTTAACGAGCGTCTGCTCAAAGAGGATACCTTTACCTCAATTCATATCGAGATCTTTGAGACCATGGCCCGTGATACCAAGCTGGGCAAGGAAGAGATCACGCGTGACATACCCAATGTCGGCGAAGACGGTCTGCGCAATCTCGATGATTCCGGTATCGTTCGTATCGGTGCCGAGGTGCGCGCCGGCGACATGCTCGTTGGTAAGGTTACCCCGAAGGGGGAGAGTATGCTCTCGCCTGAGGAAAAGCTGCTGCGGGCAATCTTCGGAGAGAAGGCTGGAGACGTCAAGGACTCCTCTTTGCGTGTACCACCAGGTGTTGAAGGTGTTGTCATTGACGCCAAAGTATTCTCCCGCAAGGGCGTCGATAAGGACGAGCGCACCCTTATGATCGAAGAAATGGAGATCGATCGTCTCAACCGCGATATGGAAGACGAACTCCACTCCTTACGCAACGGTGTGCGCAACGCGCTGGGTGTACTCCTTGATGGTCGTGTTGCCAAAGGCGATATTGTCGATAAGCAGGGCAATGTGCTCCTCAAACTTGGAAAACAGCTCTCTCCAGAGGTCATCAGCCAGGTTTCATTTGCCGAACTTCATGATCTTGATTTTTCGGAGAAGGCTAAATACGAAGAAGAAATCGACGCCATTTTCAAACGCTACAATACTCAGGCCTCGATCGTTCGTGGCCGCTACCAGGGAATTGTTGAGCGCATGGAAAAGGGGGATGATCTGCCTCCGGGGGTGGTGAAGATGGTCAAGATTTACGTGGCCACCAAACGAAAGCTCTCAGTGGGTGACAAGATGGCCGGTCGCCACGGAAACAAGGGTGTCGTCTCCCGCTTGCTGCCTGAAGAGGATATGCCCTTTTTTGCTGATGGAACCACCGTGGATATCGTGTTGAATCCCTTGGGTGTTCCTTCGCGTATGAATGTTGGCCAGGTGCTGGAGTGTCATCTCGGTTTCGCAGCCAAGCGGCTGGGAGAACAACTCGGCAAACTTGCCAAGAAGATGGAGCTTGATTTCATTCATGAGCGTTTGAAGACTATCTACTCCGAGAAAGAGTATACCCAACTCACCGAAGGCGTCAGCGATGATGAACTCATCGATATGATGCGGAAAGTTGGCCGTGGTATCCATGTGGCCACTCCGGTGTTTGATGGGGCCTCTGAGGCTGAGATTCGCTCGACCCTGGTTGAGGCCGGAGTTGACGAGGTCGGCCAGTCGACGCTCTTTGATGGTTTGACTGGTGAGCAGTTCCATAACCAAGTCACCGTTGGCGTGATGTACATGCTCAAACTGCACCATCTTGTTGATAACAAGATCCACGCCCGGTCCACTGGCCCGTACTCGCTGGTTACCCAGCAGCCTCTGGGTGGTAAAGCCCAGTTCGGTGGACAGCGTCTGGGTGAGATGGAGGTTTGGGCGATGGAGGCCTATGGTGCGGCATACACGCTCAAAGAATTTTTGACTGTAAAATCCGATGATGTTGAAGGCCGAACTACCATGTACGAGAAGATCGTCAAAGGCAATAACTTCCTGGAGACAGGATTGCCTGAGTCGTTCCATGTACTGGTGAAAGAGCTGAAAGGATTGTGCCTTGATATCGAGCTGCAGGAATAA
- the rpmG gene encoding 50S ribosomal protein L33 produces MRDNITLACQDCKQRNYTTTKNKKTVPHKLELKKYCPFCKTHTPHKETK; encoded by the coding sequence ATGAGAGATAATATTACGCTGGCTTGCCAAGACTGTAAACAGCGGAACTATACTACCACGAAGAACAAGAAAACAGTTCCACATAAATTGGAGCTGAAGAAATATTGCCCTTTTTGCAAGACCCATACACCGCATAAGGAAACCAAATAA